The following nucleotide sequence is from Candidatus Poribacteria bacterium.
ACCGGGCAGACTCAACGGAACAGTTATATGCCAAAACGCATGCCGTGGCGATGCCCCTAAATCTTGTGCCGCTTCTAACAGCGACATATCTAATTGCTCCAGTGCCGCATACAACGGGAGTATCATGAACGGAAGGTAACCGTAGACGAGTCCTATCTGCACCGCTAACGGCGTATTCAGTAGTTCTAACGGTGTCCAATTAGGAAAAACAGCCCCAAAGAGGCTGTTCATAAGTCCTTCTGTGCGTAGAATCAATATCCATGCGTAGGTACGGATAAGGAAGTTCGTCCAGAACGGAACAACAACGAGGAGTAATAAAATGTTGCGGTGTTTCGGTCTGTAGCGCGCCAGATAGTAAGCGAACGGATACCCGAGCAGCAGACAGATTGCAGTGCAGACCAATGCTGTTGATACGGAACGCCAGAGGATAC
It contains:
- a CDS encoding ABC transporter permease is translated as MRRNYHLLILLFPVVFWLFCFFLLPLVSVLIYSFIERGTYGGVRWIFTLENYQRLFDGLYLGILWRSVSTALVCTAICLLLGYPFAYYLARYRPKHRNILLLLVVVPFWTNFLIRTYAWILILRTEGLMNSLFGAVFPNWTPLELLNTPLAVQIGLVYGYLPFMILPLYAALEQLDMSLLEAAQDLGASPRHAFWHITVPLSLPGILAGSMLVFIPTVGAFLTPDLLGGGKVSYIGNVIERQFKTARDWPFGSALSFMLMGIVLVGTILYFRSLQQNEPETN